One genomic window of Glycine soja cultivar W05 chromosome 9, ASM419377v2, whole genome shotgun sequence includes the following:
- the LOC114425031 gene encoding aminoacyl tRNA synthase complex-interacting multifunctional protein 1-like yields the protein MANALRVGSVISLCSLRNTRPHLPLLSNATRFRSKFPFFTLSSSPNPSGYPPFRTLSSSSASTDEAVTTEAITSNNASGEAENSIKDAAGLLDIRVGCILRAWKHDEADSLYVEEVDIGEPEPRIICSGLVKYIPLEHLQGKKVIVLSNLKPRNMRGVKSCGMLMAASDAKHENVELLFPPEEAIPGERIWFGTEDEKDNQPDAATPNQLQKKKIWELVQPHLKTDASCIAMLGEHVMRSSVGSVACQSLQNANIS from the exons ATGGCAAATGCTTTGAGAGTTGGTAGTGTTATCTCACTCTGCTCCCTTCGGAACACGAGACCCCATCTTCCCCTTCTCTCCAACGCCACGCGCTTCCGTTCCAAGTTCCCATTTTTCACCCTCTCATCGTCGCCAAATCCATCTGGGTATCCACCATTTCGCacactctcttcttcttctgcttccACAGATGAGGCAGTGACCACCGAAGCCATCACTAGCAATAATGCAAGTGGTGAAGCTGAGAACAGTATTAAGGATGCGGCGGGGTTGCTTGACATAAGGGTTGGGTGCATTCTGAGAGCATGGAAACATGATGAAGCTGATTCTCTCTATGTGGAAGAGGTTGATATTGGTGAACCTGAACCCAGAATCATATGCAGTGGCCTTGTCAAATACATCCCTCTAGAACACCTTcag GGCAAAAAGGTTATTGTCCTTTCCAACCTGAAGCCAAGAAATATGCGTGGTGTCAAGTCCTGCGGAATGCTGATGGCTGCTTCTGATGCAAAACATGAAAATGTTGAACTTTTGTTCCCTCCCGAGGAAGCAATTCCTGGTGAAAGAATCTGGTTTGGAACGGAAGATGAAAAGGATAATCAACCTGATGCTGCCACTCCGAATCAG ctacaaaagaaaaagatatggGAATTGGTGCAGCCGCATCTCAAGACAGATGCTTCTTGTATTGCAATGCTAGGGGAGCATGTCATGCGTTCATCTGTAGGTTCAGTAGCTTGCCAGTCATTGCAGAATGCAAATATCTCCTGA
- the LOC114425029 gene encoding uncharacterized GPI-anchored protein At1g61900-like isoform X1, translated as MGFSQDANFYRGSLCCQLILFFIWLPTFQYVTAREIHADHRRISTLVELAKEPASGESGLFDPIEISPAVLPKFPYPTESLPPMYPTFPTRYEPVLTGKCPVNFSHSGISSILDKTASDCSGPLAALVGNVICCPQLSSLIHIFQGYFSMKSDHLVLPNAVADHCFSDIISILASRGANSTIPRLCSIKSSNFTGGSCPVKDDSTFEKTVNTSKLLEACSTVDPLKECCRPVCQPAIMDAALQISGRQMMINNNENMAGEVNHTDYLNDCKSVVYSYLSKKLSFEAANTAFRILSACKVNKVCPLTFKEPTEVINACWNVAAPSPSCCSSLNTYITGIQKQMLITNKQAIICATLFGSMLRGGGVMTNIYELCDVDLKDFSIQAYGQQGCLLRSLPGDVIFDNSSGFSFTCDLSDNIAAPWPSSSSSFASMSLCAPEMSLPALPTSSQTLKNNGCNSGGVGLLLLIFSFFIFSTLLY; from the exons ATGGGCTTCTCTCAGGATGCTAATTTTTATAGGG GTTCCTTGTGCTGTCAGCTAATTCTATTTTTCATCTGGCTTCCTACTTTCCAATATGTGACAGCACGGGAAATACATGCTGACCATAGAAGAATTTCTACTCTGGTAGAGTTAGCTAAGGAACCTGCTTCTGGAGAATCTGGGCTCTTTGACCCCATAGAAATATCACCTGCTGTATTACCAAAATTCCCATATCCCACTGAGTCTTTACCACCCATGTACCCTACCTTCCCAACCAGATATGAACCAGTTTTAACTGGAAAATGCCCTGTAAACTTTTCTCATTCAGGTATATCAAGTATCCTAGATAAAACAGCATCTGATTGCTCTGGACCTTTGGCAGCCCTTGTAGGGAATGTAATATGTTGTCCTCAGTTAAGTAGTTTGATCCACATCTTCCAGGGTTACTTCAGCATGAAATCTGATCATTTGGTTTTGCCAAATGCAGTTGCTGATCATTGTTTTTCTGATATCATTAGTATTCTAGCCAGTAGAGGGGCAAATAGTACAATCCCCAGACTTTGTTCCATAAAATCATCTAATTTTACAGGCGGGTCATGTCCTGTGAAGGACGATTCTACTTTTGAGAAAACAGTTAACACAAGTAAGTTACTTGAGGCTTGCAGCACTGTTGATCCACTTAAAGAGTGTTGCAGGCCTGTTTGCCAACCTGCGATAATGGATGCAGCCTTACAGATTTCTGGAAGACAAATGATGATtaacaataatgaaaatatgGCCGGGGAAGTGAATCACACTGATTATCTTAACGATTGTAAAAGTGTGGTTTATTCATATCTTTCCAAAAAACTATCATTTGAGGCCGCAAATACTGCATTCCGTATACTATCTGCTTGCAAAGTCAACAAAG TTTGTCCTTTGACTTTTAAGGAGCCAACAGAAGTAATTAATGCATGTTGGAATGTAGCTGCCCCCAGCCCTTCCTGTTGTAGTTCATTAAACACATATATTACTGGGATACAAAAGCAAATGTTAATTACGAATAAGCAAGCTATAATATGTGCAACACTTTTTGGATCTATGTTACGTGGAGGTGGAGTGATGACAAATATTTATGAGCTTTGTGACGTTGATTTGAAAGATTTCAGCATACAAG CTTATGGACAACAAG GCTGTTTACTTCGAAGCTTGCCTGGAGATGTGATATTTGACAATTCATCAGGCTTTAGCTTTACATGTGATTTGAGTGATAACATTGCTGCGCCCTGGccttcttcatcatcttcatttGCATCTATGTCACTCTGTGCACCTG agatGTCATTACCTGCTCTCCCAACATCTTCTCAGACACTAAAAAATAATG GTTGTAATTCTGGTGGAGTGGGATTGCTTCtgcttattttttcatttttcatcttCAGTACACTGTTGTATTGA
- the LOC114425029 gene encoding uncharacterized GPI-anchored protein At1g61900-like isoform X2, with product MGFSQDANFYRGSLCCQLILFFIWLPTFQYVTAREIHADHRRISTLVELAKEPASGESGLFDPIEISPAVLPKFPYPTESLPPMYPTFPTRYEPVLTGKCPVNFSHSGISSILDKTASDCSGPLAALVGNVICCPQLSSLIHIFQGYFSMKSDHLVLPNAVADHCFSDIISILASRGANSTIPRLCSIKSSNFTGGSCPVKDDSTFEKTVNTSKLLEACSTVDPLKECCRPVCQPAIMDAALQISGRQMMINNNENMAGEVNHTDYLNDCKSVVYSYLSKKLSFEAANTAFRILSACKVNKVCPLTFKEPTEVINACWNVAAPSPSCCSSLNTYITGIQKQMLITNKQAIICATLFGSMLRGGGVMTNIYELCDVDLKDFSIQGCLLRSLPGDVIFDNSSGFSFTCDLSDNIAAPWPSSSSSFASMSLCAPEMSLPALPTSSQTLKNNGCNSGGVGLLLLIFSFFIFSTLLY from the exons ATGGGCTTCTCTCAGGATGCTAATTTTTATAGGG GTTCCTTGTGCTGTCAGCTAATTCTATTTTTCATCTGGCTTCCTACTTTCCAATATGTGACAGCACGGGAAATACATGCTGACCATAGAAGAATTTCTACTCTGGTAGAGTTAGCTAAGGAACCTGCTTCTGGAGAATCTGGGCTCTTTGACCCCATAGAAATATCACCTGCTGTATTACCAAAATTCCCATATCCCACTGAGTCTTTACCACCCATGTACCCTACCTTCCCAACCAGATATGAACCAGTTTTAACTGGAAAATGCCCTGTAAACTTTTCTCATTCAGGTATATCAAGTATCCTAGATAAAACAGCATCTGATTGCTCTGGACCTTTGGCAGCCCTTGTAGGGAATGTAATATGTTGTCCTCAGTTAAGTAGTTTGATCCACATCTTCCAGGGTTACTTCAGCATGAAATCTGATCATTTGGTTTTGCCAAATGCAGTTGCTGATCATTGTTTTTCTGATATCATTAGTATTCTAGCCAGTAGAGGGGCAAATAGTACAATCCCCAGACTTTGTTCCATAAAATCATCTAATTTTACAGGCGGGTCATGTCCTGTGAAGGACGATTCTACTTTTGAGAAAACAGTTAACACAAGTAAGTTACTTGAGGCTTGCAGCACTGTTGATCCACTTAAAGAGTGTTGCAGGCCTGTTTGCCAACCTGCGATAATGGATGCAGCCTTACAGATTTCTGGAAGACAAATGATGATtaacaataatgaaaatatgGCCGGGGAAGTGAATCACACTGATTATCTTAACGATTGTAAAAGTGTGGTTTATTCATATCTTTCCAAAAAACTATCATTTGAGGCCGCAAATACTGCATTCCGTATACTATCTGCTTGCAAAGTCAACAAAG TTTGTCCTTTGACTTTTAAGGAGCCAACAGAAGTAATTAATGCATGTTGGAATGTAGCTGCCCCCAGCCCTTCCTGTTGTAGTTCATTAAACACATATATTACTGGGATACAAAAGCAAATGTTAATTACGAATAAGCAAGCTATAATATGTGCAACACTTTTTGGATCTATGTTACGTGGAGGTGGAGTGATGACAAATATTTATGAGCTTTGTGACGTTGATTTGAAAGATTTCAGCATACAAG GCTGTTTACTTCGAAGCTTGCCTGGAGATGTGATATTTGACAATTCATCAGGCTTTAGCTTTACATGTGATTTGAGTGATAACATTGCTGCGCCCTGGccttcttcatcatcttcatttGCATCTATGTCACTCTGTGCACCTG agatGTCATTACCTGCTCTCCCAACATCTTCTCAGACACTAAAAAATAATG GTTGTAATTCTGGTGGAGTGGGATTGCTTCtgcttattttttcatttttcatcttCAGTACACTGTTGTATTGA